A genomic segment from Paenibacillus sp. FSL K6-1096 encodes:
- a CDS encoding ABC transporter ATP-binding protein, whose translation MLTSRKYTVFDLIRIPLRVIPVQTVAAVGYMLVDALMPAYQTLVMAYFINTATDIVNGRAEYSLIYRPLVLIMGYVIITHLLPSLMQLIELTGRNRLNVRLKREMVLKRARLAYQHIENKETAELIDRVCGDPVGHFMGGFNNMMSGLNLLIGTASLLVIVMSSTFITGIVIVLVAVPLFYIAMKTGKANYVLGMEAQRIRRRSADLAQLLTSREDAEERTLFGYSPALRDRYDKLYDQTYAVEKKIQIRSFIHLKSGSIIALLIGIIIVALLLPELHLGELSIGLYISLVTAIFSLVQRMSWQLAETMQEHARMKAYLKEFSAFAGLSEKKDAAALPVEIDGFVFQSLEFRQVSFRYPDTERYILNQCSFTMVSGKSYAIVGENGAGKSTLIKLLTGMYDNYEGEIFINHKNLREYSYPELKSIIGVVFQNYARYALTIQDNVRLGNILRKDEERIRHSISKMNLNGMVQGLEAGLDTYVGKIQKNSLDLSGGQWQRLAIARLLYSNSAIHIMDEPTAALDPIEESRLYEMFSSIRADRFTIYITHRLGAARISDEILVVCSGRIAEQGSHEQLMDIPDGIYRKMFASQKSWYEAESMVQHG comes from the coding sequence ATGCTTACTTCAAGAAAATATACCGTATTCGATCTGATCAGGATTCCACTCCGGGTGATTCCGGTGCAGACGGTGGCGGCAGTGGGGTACATGCTGGTGGATGCCTTGATGCCTGCTTATCAGACGCTGGTGATGGCTTATTTCATTAATACGGCGACCGATATTGTAAATGGCCGGGCGGAGTATTCGTTAATCTATAGGCCGCTTGTGCTGATTATGGGTTATGTAATCATCACTCATTTGCTCCCCAGTCTGATGCAGCTGATTGAGTTGACGGGACGCAATAGGCTGAATGTGCGGCTGAAGCGTGAGATGGTGCTCAAGAGGGCGCGGCTTGCATATCAGCATATTGAGAATAAGGAGACCGCGGAGTTAATCGATAGGGTCTGCGGCGATCCGGTGGGTCATTTCATGGGCGGATTCAACAATATGATGAGTGGACTGAATTTGCTGATTGGGACTGCTTCGCTGCTTGTGATTGTGATGTCGTCCACGTTCATTACGGGGATTGTGATTGTGCTGGTTGCGGTGCCTTTGTTCTATATTGCCATGAAGACGGGCAAGGCGAATTATGTGCTGGGGATGGAGGCGCAGCGGATACGGAGGAGGAGTGCAGATCTGGCCCAACTTTTGACCAGCCGGGAGGATGCGGAGGAACGCACGTTATTCGGGTATAGTCCGGCGCTCAGGGATCGTTACGACAAGCTGTATGATCAGACGTACGCGGTGGAGAAGAAGATACAGATCCGAAGCTTCATTCATCTGAAAAGCGGCTCGATCATCGCCCTGCTAATCGGCATCATTATAGTGGCCTTGCTGCTGCCTGAGCTGCACTTGGGCGAGCTATCGATTGGCCTGTACATCTCGCTGGTGACCGCGATCTTCAGTCTTGTGCAGAGGATGTCCTGGCAGTTAGCCGAGACGATGCAGGAGCATGCACGGATGAAGGCGTATCTGAAGGAATTCTCTGCTTTTGCCGGACTCAGTGAGAAGAAGGATGCTGCTGCTCTACCTGTGGAGATAGACGGCTTCGTCTTTCAATCGCTGGAATTTAGGCAGGTGAGCTTCCGTTACCCGGATACGGAGAGATACATACTGAATCAATGCTCGTTCACAATGGTTAGCGGGAAAAGCTATGCCATTGTCGGCGAGAACGGGGCCGGTAAATCCACCCTGATCAAACTGCTCACGGGGATGTACGATAACTACGAGGGCGAAATATTCATTAATCATAAGAATCTGAGGGAGTACAGCTATCCGGAGCTGAAAAGCATCATCGGGGTGGTCTTCCAGAATTACGCCAGGTACGCGCTGACGATCCAGGATAATGTCCGGTTGGGGAATATCCTGAGGAAGGATGAAGAGCGAATCCGTCACAGTATAAGCAAGATGAATCTGAACGGAATGGTTCAGGGGCTGGAAGCGGGTCTCGATACTTATGTCGGGAAAATCCAAAAGAACAGCCTGGACCTCTCCGGCGGGCAGTGGCAAAGGTTGGCGATAGCCAGACTGTTGTACTCTAATTCTGCCATCCATATTATGGACGAGCCTACGGCTGCCCTGGACCCTATCGAAGAGAGCCGGCTATATGAAATGTTCAGCAGCATCCGCGCAGACCGGTTCACCATATATATCACCCACAGGCTGGGCGCAGCGAGAATCTCGGATGAGATCCTGGTGGTGTGTAGCGGGCGGATTGCGGAGCAGGGCTCCCATGAGCAATTGATGGACATCCCTGACGGGATATACCGGAAGATGTTCGCCAGCCAGAAGTCGTGGTATGAGGCAGAAAGTATGGTGCAGCATGGATAG
- a CDS encoding carbohydrate ABC transporter permease: protein MDETLVSARKKTDASGLVVQWIGYLFIGLFALCCLLPFLLVLGTSFTSESAIKLSGFNFWPKEFSLFAYKIVFENPDLIIGSYIVTILMTIVGTAVGLLLVAMTGYALQRPDFMYRNKISFFIYFTTLFSGGLVPFYLLITQYLHLKDNYLAVLLPGLLSPFLIIMMKSFVRSIPHAITESAKIDGAGDFTIFLRLILPMTTPALATIGLFIALGYWNEWYNSMLFLSPDMKYRTLQLFLYNVITSADFVRNSAAASNVQLRDVPLESMKMATAVVATGPVILFYPFVQRYFIKGITVGAVKG, encoded by the coding sequence ATGGATGAGACTTTGGTAAGCGCACGCAAAAAAACCGACGCCAGCGGACTTGTCGTTCAGTGGATCGGATATCTGTTTATCGGCTTGTTCGCCCTCTGCTGCCTGTTGCCGTTCCTGCTGGTGCTGGGCACCTCCTTCACCTCAGAGTCGGCCATCAAGCTCTCCGGCTTCAACTTCTGGCCCAAGGAGTTCAGTCTGTTCGCTTATAAAATCGTGTTCGAGAACCCCGATCTGATCATCGGTTCGTATATAGTAACCATATTAATGACGATCGTAGGCACGGCGGTTGGCCTGCTGCTGGTGGCTATGACGGGATATGCGCTGCAACGGCCGGACTTCATGTACCGCAACAAAATCTCTTTCTTCATCTACTTCACTACACTGTTCTCCGGAGGTCTGGTGCCGTTCTACCTGCTGATCACCCAGTATCTTCATTTAAAAGATAACTACCTGGCGGTTCTGCTCCCTGGTCTGCTTAGTCCGTTCCTGATCATTATGATGAAAAGCTTCGTCCGCTCTATTCCTCACGCGATTACGGAGTCGGCGAAGATTGACGGGGCAGGCGATTTTACGATTTTCCTCCGGCTGATTCTGCCGATGACCACGCCCGCCCTGGCCACAATCGGGCTGTTCATCGCCCTGGGGTACTGGAACGAATGGTATAATTCCATGCTGTTTCTGTCGCCGGATATGAAATATCGCACCTTGCAGCTATTTTTGTATAACGTGATTACGAGCGCCGATTTTGTCCGCAATTCCGCTGCCGCCTCGAATGTGCAGCTGCGCGATGTGCCACTGGAGTCCATGAAGATGGCAACAGCTGTAGTGGCCACAGGTCCGGTCATTTTGTTCTATCCGTTCGTACAGCGCTACTTTATTAAGGGAATCACCGTAGGAGCCGTAAAGGGCTGA
- a CDS encoding macro domain-containing protein, giving the protein MTIQIVNGDLLAAGEDILGHQVNCQGVMGSGIAKILRGRYPNLYPEYKKYCNQHTSEKLLGHCQLVQTGAKYTANLFGQLHFGRSKTRYTDYAALEQALTTLKAEAQARGLSIALPYNIGCGLANGEWSVVEQMIGKVFADYDVTLYKI; this is encoded by the coding sequence ATGACCATCCAAATCGTAAACGGTGATCTATTAGCCGCGGGTGAAGATATTCTAGGGCATCAGGTGAATTGTCAGGGGGTGATGGGGTCGGGGATCGCGAAGATTCTGCGGGGGCGTTATCCGAATTTATATCCTGAGTATAAAAAATATTGTAACCAGCACACGTCTGAGAAGTTGCTTGGGCATTGCCAGCTGGTGCAGACGGGGGCGAAGTATACGGCGAACTTGTTCGGGCAGCTTCACTTCGGGAGGAGCAAAACCCGGTATACCGATTATGCTGCGCTGGAGCAGGCGTTGACCACACTTAAGGCAGAAGCGCAGGCCAGGGGGTTGTCCATAGCGCTCCCGTACAACATTGGCTGCGGGCTGGCGAATGGGGAGTGGAGTGTGGTGGAGCAGATGATCGGGAAGGTTTTTGCAGACTATGATGTTACCTTGTATAAGATCTAA
- a CDS encoding ABC transporter permease subunit, protein MCFPAIAFFLIFSYLPMPGLYLAFIKYNYSDGIFGSAFAGLENFRFLVMTGDLWRLTFNTIAYNIAFILLGNMLQITVAVLLNEMRSKWFKKVSQTMMFLPYFVSAVLIGLIAYNILSYDYGILNSVLHSLGLDPVKAYSSPEAWPFIIVITYLWQSTGYGSIVYFAAIMGLDSEIVEAAEIDGANAFQRIRYIVLPWLKPTFIILLLFSLGGILKGNFGLFFNLVGANNTALYASTDIIETYVFRSLMTNFNFSMGSAVSLYQSLFGFFVVLSANWLVKKVSPDNSLF, encoded by the coding sequence ATGTGCTTTCCGGCGATAGCGTTTTTTCTTATCTTTTCCTATCTGCCTATGCCTGGGCTGTATCTGGCGTTTATCAAGTACAACTATTCTGACGGCATCTTCGGCAGCGCCTTTGCCGGGCTGGAGAATTTCCGGTTCCTGGTCATGACGGGTGATCTGTGGCGCCTGACGTTCAATACCATCGCCTATAACATCGCGTTTATCCTGCTGGGCAACATGCTTCAGATTACGGTCGCTGTGCTGCTCAACGAGATGCGGTCCAAATGGTTCAAGAAGGTATCCCAAACCATGATGTTCCTGCCGTATTTCGTATCCGCAGTTCTAATTGGTCTCATCGCTTACAACATTCTGAGCTATGATTATGGCATTTTGAACTCGGTACTGCACTCCTTGGGGCTTGATCCGGTGAAGGCGTACTCAAGTCCGGAGGCCTGGCCTTTTATCATAGTTATCACGTATTTATGGCAAAGCACCGGTTATGGCTCCATTGTTTATTTTGCGGCAATTATGGGGCTGGACAGTGAGATTGTGGAGGCTGCGGAGATCGATGGGGCGAATGCTTTTCAGCGTATCCGGTATATCGTGTTGCCTTGGCTCAAACCGACCTTCATCATTCTGCTGCTGTTCTCGCTTGGCGGAATCCTGAAGGGGAACTTCGGATTATTCTTCAATCTGGTGGGTGCTAACAACACAGCGTTATACGCCTCTACGGATATTATCGAGACCTATGTGTTCCGCTCGCTGATGACCAACTTTAACTTCTCAATGGGCAGTGCGGTCAGCCTGTATCAATCCTTGTTCGGATTCTTCGTGGTTCTATCTGCTAACTGGCTGGTCAAAAAGGTATCGCCTGACAATTCACTTTTTTAG
- a CDS encoding glycoside hydrolase family 2 TIM barrel-domain containing protein, with protein sequence MNESRSKIWLNAVWCFNRGDVSEAWYKGYDDKAWREVTLPHDWAVEADFSKDYSSGSGYLPGGTGWYRKHVVLPDHLEGKRAYLTFEGVYNHSQVWVNSYYLGKRPYGYSTFTYEITDLLAYGGAENIIAVKVNHAETADSRWYTGSGIYRDVYLTLTHDIHVAEYGVFASTAEIGREGAELQVETRILNETGEPAEISVRHTLIDDDGINAGTSVELLPAAGGTELSQQVIQVKEPKLWSPEAPNMYTLLTEIIWKGATVDEVRTPVGLRSIHFDPAAGFKLNGEALKIKGVCVHHDAGCLGAAVPGDVWVRRLRYLKEMGCNAIRMSHNPPAPVLLDLCDQMGFMVMDEAFDEWEGVKNKWSTGHNVYPPKHFGYYEDFPDWGITDIQEMVQRDRNHPSIIMWSIGNEVDYPNDPYCHPSFQTMTGNNDANKPAEERVYDPNKPNAERLTVIAGRLVQAVKACDKTRPVTAALAYPELANLIGYSDVLDVVGYNYRESLYEKDRSAYPDRVLYGSENSPGLPEWLAVRDNPDICAQFIWTGIDYLGEAHGWPIRASQAGFMDLAGFPKPSYYYRQSLWSDTPMAYLAVRRANEPGISDTGGRSGGGPSWNWEPGERLIVDGYTNLAAAELYLNGKLLGGGRPDESGELLLSWEVTFEPGTLLLTGTDERGRTVKRELHTAAAAEQLKLTADTLQLWANLRDIVHVELEIVDSAGTSVYGAEVPVTVTVEGAGELLGLENGNVQDLEPYRSHTRNTHHGKLLAYIRAGAVSGTIKVTAVAPGLPRAELEISTYIQP encoded by the coding sequence ATGAACGAGTCCAGAAGCAAGATATGGCTTAATGCGGTGTGGTGCTTTAATCGGGGCGATGTATCCGAAGCATGGTATAAGGGATATGACGACAAAGCTTGGCGGGAAGTCACACTTCCGCATGACTGGGCCGTCGAGGCTGATTTTTCCAAAGATTATTCCAGCGGCAGCGGATATCTGCCCGGCGGAACCGGCTGGTACCGCAAGCATGTTGTGTTGCCGGACCATCTGGAGGGTAAACGTGCGTACCTTACCTTTGAGGGCGTATACAATCATTCGCAGGTCTGGGTAAACAGCTATTATTTGGGCAAACGTCCTTATGGCTATAGCACGTTCACTTATGAAATCACGGACCTGCTGGCGTATGGCGGAGCCGAGAATATCATTGCGGTAAAAGTGAACCACGCGGAGACAGCAGATTCCCGCTGGTACACCGGTTCAGGGATCTACCGTGATGTCTATCTGACATTAACGCATGACATTCATGTTGCAGAGTACGGTGTTTTTGCCTCGACAGCTGAAATTGGCCGGGAAGGGGCGGAGCTGCAGGTAGAGACCAGGATTCTGAACGAAACAGGGGAACCGGCAGAGATCAGCGTACGTCACACCCTTATAGATGATGATGGCATCAATGCGGGAACCTCGGTGGAACTGCTGCCGGCGGCGGGCGGTACGGAACTCAGTCAACAGGTCATTCAAGTGAAGGAACCGAAGCTCTGGTCGCCGGAAGCCCCCAACATGTATACGCTGCTTACAGAGATTATCTGGAAGGGGGCAACGGTGGATGAGGTCCGCACTCCCGTCGGCCTCCGGAGCATTCATTTCGATCCGGCAGCAGGGTTCAAGCTGAATGGAGAGGCTCTTAAGATCAAGGGAGTCTGTGTACATCATGACGCCGGTTGCCTCGGCGCTGCCGTTCCCGGCGATGTCTGGGTCCGGCGGCTGCGCTACCTTAAGGAGATGGGCTGCAATGCCATCCGCATGAGCCATAACCCGCCGGCTCCGGTTCTCCTGGATTTATGCGATCAAATGGGATTTATGGTGATGGACGAAGCCTTTGATGAATGGGAAGGTGTCAAAAACAAGTGGTCCACCGGACACAATGTTTATCCTCCAAAGCACTTCGGCTATTATGAGGATTTCCCGGACTGGGGCATAACGGATATTCAGGAGATGGTGCAGCGCGACCGGAATCATCCTTCTATTATTATGTGGAGTATTGGCAATGAGGTAGACTATCCTAACGATCCTTACTGTCACCCCTCCTTCCAGACGATGACCGGCAACAATGATGCCAACAAGCCTGCTGAAGAACGTGTATACGATCCGAACAAGCCAAATGCTGAACGTCTTACTGTCATAGCCGGTAGACTGGTGCAGGCTGTGAAGGCCTGTGACAAGACACGGCCAGTAACGGCAGCGCTGGCTTATCCTGAACTAGCCAATCTGATCGGTTATTCCGATGTGCTCGATGTGGTCGGCTATAATTACAGGGAGTCTTTATACGAGAAGGATCGGAGCGCTTACCCGGATCGTGTGCTCTACGGCAGCGAGAATTCGCCGGGATTGCCGGAGTGGCTGGCGGTCCGCGATAACCCCGATATCTGCGCACAGTTTATATGGACTGGAATCGACTATCTGGGAGAAGCGCATGGCTGGCCGATACGGGCCTCGCAGGCAGGGTTCATGGACCTTGCCGGCTTCCCGAAACCAAGCTATTACTACCGCCAGAGTCTGTGGAGTGATACGCCGATGGCTTATCTCGCCGTCCGCAGGGCAAATGAACCAGGCATATCAGATACCGGTGGCCGGTCAGGCGGCGGGCCAAGCTGGAACTGGGAGCCGGGCGAGCGGTTGATCGTAGACGGGTATACCAATTTAGCGGCTGCGGAGCTGTATCTTAACGGCAAGCTGCTCGGGGGAGGACGTCCTGATGAGAGCGGGGAGCTGCTGCTGAGCTGGGAAGTGACCTTTGAACCGGGAACGCTGCTTTTAACGGGGACAGACGAACGGGGCCGAACGGTCAAGCGGGAGCTGCACACGGCAGCAGCGGCGGAGCAGTTAAAGCTGACAGCGGATACTCTGCAGCTGTGGGCAAACCTGCGTGATATCGTCCATGTGGAGCTCGAAATTGTAGATTCGGCGGGCACCAGCGTATATGGCGCGGAGGTTCCTGTCACGGTGACCGTAGAAGGAGCGGGTGAACTATTGGGATTGGAGAATGGAAATGTGCAGGATCTGGAGCCTTACCGCTCCCATACCCGCAATACCCATCACGGCAAGCTGCTGGCCTATATCCGGGCCGGAGCCGTCTCCGGAACGATTAAGGTTACTGCGGTTGCTCCAGGACTACCGCGGGCAGAGCTTGAAATAAGCACCTATATTCAGCCCTAA
- a CDS encoding DUF3502 domain-containing protein yields MGIKKALSMMLTFLLLFTLAACGGGNNAANNGAKTTNDTGNKDSLAPDTSKFVKISYVVLGDKPKNGQFEKVLAKVNEIMKEKINAELEWKWVEWADWQTKYNLLLASGEAVDLITIGTDWLDTWANAQRGAFMNLDELLPKYAPETWKSIPEKDWNESRYNGKIVLIPENDYTQWVNHGFFYRGDWAKEAGLNEPIKNWEEIGQYLQYIKDNKPDVIPWDMASGAVTWGGYIQSYTDNLDLPISTGYMPVFTAVSNDKKYTVAEPIFSDLFLNYAKLMKEWADKGFWREDALNNKNDNRIALKAGLSGLDQHHTQTFSTLRVEMDKAQPGSELQMFPFNRTGGKNLMELSITHGGTSLGAHSKNPERALMAYDLIRNNEEIYHLINYGIEGVQYEIKDGKRTLPANYNEASDSFYADFWGGRVDKFEIPSETVWSEIGTLYDEYDKIKIPYPYGQFVFDKSPVESELTAISQVAGELGPAINFGKVSDPAKAVEEFRAKIKTAGYDKVKAELQKQLDAFKQKMEAAQ; encoded by the coding sequence ATGGGGATCAAAAAAGCATTAAGCATGATGTTGACGTTCCTCTTACTGTTTACGCTGGCCGCCTGCGGTGGCGGGAATAATGCGGCTAACAATGGGGCTAAGACGACGAATGACACTGGAAACAAAGACAGCTTGGCGCCGGATACCTCTAAGTTTGTAAAAATCAGTTATGTGGTGCTGGGCGATAAGCCGAAGAATGGGCAATTCGAAAAGGTGCTGGCCAAGGTCAATGAAATTATGAAGGAAAAAATCAATGCCGAGCTGGAATGGAAATGGGTCGAATGGGCCGATTGGCAGACCAAATACAACCTGCTGCTGGCCTCCGGGGAGGCGGTTGATCTGATCACCATCGGAACGGATTGGCTCGATACATGGGCCAACGCGCAGCGCGGGGCCTTCATGAATCTGGATGAGCTGCTTCCCAAGTATGCACCGGAAACCTGGAAATCCATTCCGGAGAAGGATTGGAACGAGAGCCGTTACAACGGCAAAATTGTGCTGATTCCTGAGAACGATTACACGCAATGGGTCAATCATGGCTTCTTCTACCGCGGCGACTGGGCGAAGGAAGCCGGGCTGAACGAACCGATCAAGAATTGGGAGGAGATCGGCCAATATCTGCAATATATCAAAGACAACAAGCCGGACGTCATTCCATGGGATATGGCCTCGGGTGCGGTGACATGGGGCGGCTATATTCAGTCCTATACGGATAACCTGGACCTCCCGATCTCTACAGGCTACATGCCAGTATTTACAGCGGTATCGAACGATAAGAAATATACCGTGGCTGAGCCGATCTTCAGCGATCTCTTCCTGAATTATGCCAAGCTGATGAAAGAATGGGCCGATAAAGGATTCTGGCGCGAGGATGCGCTCAATAACAAAAATGACAACCGTATAGCCCTCAAAGCCGGATTATCCGGTCTGGACCAGCATCACACACAGACCTTCTCCACGCTGCGTGTAGAGATGGACAAAGCCCAGCCAGGCTCTGAGCTGCAGATGTTCCCGTTCAACCGGACTGGCGGGAAGAATCTGATGGAGCTGTCGATTACACACGGCGGTACCTCCCTGGGCGCTCACAGCAAGAATCCGGAGCGGGCGCTGATGGCGTATGATTTGATCCGCAACAATGAGGAAATCTATCATCTGATCAACTATGGTATCGAAGGCGTGCAATATGAGATCAAGGATGGAAAAAGAACGCTGCCCGCCAACTACAACGAAGCTTCCGACAGCTTCTATGCAGATTTCTGGGGCGGCCGGGTGGATAAATTCGAAATCCCGAGCGAAACGGTGTGGAGTGAAATCGGCACACTCTATGACGAATACGACAAAATCAAAATTCCGTATCCTTACGGCCAGTTTGTCTTTGACAAATCTCCTGTAGAGAGTGAACTGACTGCGATCTCGCAGGTGGCCGGGGAGCTTGGGCCGGCGATCAACTTCGGGAAGGTAAGTGATCCGGCCAAAGCAGTGGAGGAGTTCAGAGCGAAAATCAAGACTGCCGGATATGATAAGGTCAAGGCTGAATTGCAGAAGCAGCTGGATGCGTTCAAGCAAAAAATGGAAGCAGCGCAATAA
- a CDS encoding ATP-binding cassette domain-containing protein, with amino-acid sequence MTYTYIGIALLQAVSWVLQVLFMQRFLDAAAAYATDRIDFKMILLSLGVLALMYLFYHVMDGLGNCYEEIYGLSVGKHLNLMIFKRVDSLQVSEFEDTGRLDYIHKAVNGSGKLIWIGTTLLDILFYYTTYFVFIGWYLFTLKPVLALSVVAVFVPVMLSQLVLMSAFKNLEAASAPIRRKSEYYERCLTDKAYLSETRLLGATAFFENLYTSALQRLNAIVLRTQVRKHLVQLILNIVTVMGYGLIVYMLFVSVMRQEISIGAFAAVLASIGSLYRFMNKLITERIAWATENIGSVENFLDFIDEPVHVTNNMPRPADSDIKLKAVRFRYPLATRNAVEDIDLIIPHKQTLAIVGENGSGKTTLCRIIMGLYPPTAGEVWYGNVEASRTSYERTSAVFQHYRKYNETLRENVRISQYSKPADDATVVSVCEEAGVLLSVEGVKEGGDTMLGREFGGTDLSGGQWQRVAIARGLFRDSDWMILDEPTAAIDPLEETRLYNDFAALCRDKTAILVSHRLGSVKLADRILVMKDGRIVQDGTHEQLMSMAGEYRTMYEAQRKWYV; translated from the coding sequence ATGACATATACATATATCGGAATTGCCTTGCTCCAGGCAGTCTCCTGGGTGCTGCAGGTGTTATTTATGCAGAGGTTTTTAGATGCGGCTGCTGCCTATGCTACAGATCGAATAGACTTCAAAATGATTCTCTTGTCCTTGGGCGTACTGGCGCTTATGTATCTGTTCTATCATGTTATGGACGGGCTCGGGAACTGTTATGAGGAGATTTACGGGCTAAGTGTGGGCAAGCACTTGAACCTGATGATTTTTAAGAGAGTAGATTCGTTACAGGTCTCTGAATTCGAGGACACAGGGCGGCTGGATTATATCCACAAGGCTGTGAACGGGAGCGGGAAGCTGATCTGGATCGGGACTACCTTACTGGACATTCTGTTCTACTATACGACTTATTTCGTGTTCATCGGGTGGTATCTGTTCACGCTCAAGCCGGTGCTTGCGCTTAGTGTTGTCGCCGTATTCGTCCCGGTGATGCTCTCTCAATTGGTGCTGATGTCAGCATTCAAGAATCTGGAGGCGGCATCTGCCCCGATCCGGCGGAAAAGTGAATACTATGAACGGTGCTTGACGGACAAAGCGTATCTCTCAGAGACCCGGTTGCTGGGGGCTACTGCATTTTTCGAGAATCTGTATACCTCTGCCCTGCAACGGTTGAACGCTATTGTACTTCGGACGCAGGTACGCAAGCATCTAGTGCAGCTCATTCTGAATATAGTGACGGTTATGGGCTACGGCCTGATCGTGTATATGCTGTTTGTGTCTGTGATGAGGCAGGAGATTTCGATTGGAGCTTTTGCGGCGGTGCTGGCTTCGATTGGCAGTCTGTACCGGTTCATGAACAAGCTGATCACCGAGAGAATCGCCTGGGCTACGGAGAATATCGGCTCTGTGGAGAATTTTCTGGATTTCATCGACGAACCTGTTCATGTAACTAATAACATGCCAAGGCCCGCAGATAGTGATATTAAGCTAAAAGCTGTCCGGTTCCGCTATCCGCTGGCGACCCGAAATGCGGTGGAGGACATTGACCTGATCATCCCGCATAAGCAGACGCTGGCGATTGTAGGTGAGAATGGAAGCGGGAAGACCACGCTGTGCCGTATTATTATGGGGTTATACCCGCCTACGGCAGGGGAAGTGTGGTACGGGAACGTGGAGGCTTCGCGGACTAGCTATGAGCGAACGTCGGCTGTTTTTCAACATTATCGCAAGTATAATGAGACGTTACGGGAAAATGTGCGGATCAGCCAATATTCCAAACCAGCAGATGATGCTACAGTAGTATCCGTTTGTGAAGAGGCCGGGGTGCTTTTGTCCGTTGAAGGGGTTAAGGAAGGGGGGGATACGATGCTGGGACGCGAGTTCGGCGGCACCGATCTATCCGGCGGCCAGTGGCAGCGTGTGGCGATTGCGCGCGGATTGTTCCGGGACAGTGACTGGATGATCTTGGATGAGCCCACGGCGGCCATCGACCCCCTGGAGGAGACCCGTCTGTATAATGACTTCGCCGCCCTGTGCCGGGACAAAACTGCAATCCTCGTCTCCCACCGCTTAGGCTCCGTGAAGCTCGCGGACCGAATCCTCGTGATGAAGGATGGAAGGATCGTGCAGGACGGCACGCATGAGCAGCTAATGAGCATGGCGGGCGAGTACCGGACGATGTATGAGGCGCAGCGGAAGTGGTATGTGTAG
- a CDS encoding LacI family DNA-binding transcriptional regulator, translating into MKPVTVYDIAREANVSVATVSRVLNNTAPVKKETRERITALIDKHQFQPNALARSLIRKETGMIGFILPDITNPFFPEVLASFDRETRKLGYTCFLCDTVSSDEETDLQYARESQYLGILMEKQVDGIVMIGGRLDLSKPDAALVREVEEAAKRVPVLMINGNLPNTKIHRVAVDQRLGAELAAQHLIDLGHRDIAVIGGFLHMSNTQQRIQGFRTAMRNNGLEVRKEWMIHGGFSVNMGFKFAEQVLKLPDRPTAIMCMNDLVAIGALKAADRAGIAVPGELSIVGYDDIPFASFSIPELTTVSLMANEIGRLAAEMLHKLIAGKKVPRLHSVIPELRVRQTTAPFQQ; encoded by the coding sequence ATGAAGCCCGTTACCGTATATGATATTGCCAGGGAAGCCAACGTCTCGGTGGCCACCGTATCCAGAGTGCTTAATAATACCGCCCCCGTCAAAAAAGAAACGAGAGAGCGGATTACTGCGCTGATTGACAAGCACCAGTTTCAGCCCAACGCGCTTGCGCGAAGCCTGATCCGCAAAGAAACCGGGATGATCGGGTTCATCCTGCCGGATATCACCAACCCGTTCTTTCCGGAGGTGCTGGCCAGCTTTGACCGGGAGACGAGAAAGCTGGGCTACACCTGTTTTTTGTGTGATACCGTCTCCTCGGACGAGGAGACAGACCTCCAGTATGCGCGGGAATCACAGTATCTGGGGATATTGATGGAGAAGCAGGTCGATGGCATCGTGATGATTGGCGGCAGGCTGGATTTGTCCAAGCCGGATGCGGCGCTGGTGCGGGAGGTAGAGGAAGCGGCTAAACGTGTTCCGGTGCTGATGATTAACGGGAATCTGCCCAACACGAAGATTCACCGGGTGGCGGTTGACCAGAGGCTGGGGGCGGAGCTGGCGGCACAGCATTTAATCGATCTTGGACACCGGGATATCGCCGTCATTGGCGGTTTCTTGCATATGTCCAATACTCAGCAGCGGATTCAAGGATTCCGGACAGCCATGCGTAACAATGGTCTGGAGGTCCGCAAGGAATGGATGATCCATGGGGGATTCTCTGTCAACATGGGCTTCAAGTTTGCCGAGCAGGTGCTGAAGTTGCCGGACCGGCCGACAGCGATCATGTGTATGAACGACCTGGTGGCCATCGGCGCACTCAAAGCGGCTGACCGGGCGGGGATTGCCGTGCCGGGAGAATTGTCCATCGTTGGTTATGATGATATTCCCTTTGCGTCCTTCAGCATTCCGGAGCTGACCACGGTTTCGCTGATGGCGAACGAGATCGGCCGTCTGGCGGCAGAAATGCTGCACAAGCTGATCGCCGGCAAAAAGGTGCCCCGTTTACATTCGGTTATTCCCGAGCTAAGGGTACGCCAGACGACGGCACCTTTCCAGCAATAA